A stretch of DNA from Calditrichota bacterium:
TATTGGTGCCGGAACCGGTGCAACTGTAGGTAAATGGTCCGGATTAGATAATGCTATGAAAGGCGGCTTGGGAGTTGCCCAGATTGAGCACGGCACACTTAAAGCGTGCGCTGTTTTAGTTGTTAACTCCGTCGGGGATGTTATTGACAATAATGGGAGAATTCTTGCCGGTGCACAAATCAATGGAAAATTTGTTGCAGAAAATGATCATAAAAAACGCTGGGGTGAACCAGTTCTCGGGTTGGTAGAAAATACAGTTTTGTGTGCAGTTTTAACGAATGCGGTTTTATCAAAACAACAAGCAAACTATTTGGCTGGTCGTGCACATTTTGGAATTTCCCGCAGAATTATTCCCTCCCATACAAGTTATGATGGCGATGTGTCTTTTGTTTTGGCCAGCGGAGAAGTGGAGACAACAATTGATATTCTATCGGCAATAACAATTGAGGCTGTTGAGCAAGCCGTTATTAATGCCGTAAAAAATGCAGAGAGTGTTTTCGGCATTCCTTCTTATAAAACTATATCATGAATTTTTCTTAATGATGTCATCAATGCGCTTATTATCTTCAACACCATGCTCATCTACTTTATCATATTTGCTGCCATAACCTTTATCCTGGCGGATTTGGTTTAGCTGGTTTTTCTTCATATATAATTCTGTCAAGCCATCCGGATCAAGACCAACAAGCTGACATTTACTAACCCAAAAATGAAGCTCATCAATAAGCTCCATGCGGATGTTTTCCCAATCAATCTTATCTTTATCTTTCCACCATTTCCATGGCAAATCATCTTCCATTTCAATCGATTCGTGTATCTGGGCACGGTTATAATTCAGCAACCATTCAACACGACTTTTTATCGTTTCAATATCATCTTTGTTTTGATCACAGATTTCGTCATAATCCTGGTTATGACGTTCTTTTAAAATCCGCTTATTTAGTTCATGTT
This window harbors:
- a CDS encoding P1 family peptidase encodes the protein MLKTFKVGHYTDSKNGTGCSVILPPAKVVCSAYAMGASPGTREYALLQPDKKIESISALVLTGGSAFGLNAASGVVEELESQNIGYQTNFGIVPIVPSAVIFDLNIGNGAIRPGVQEGKLALNNARFDNYQSGNIGAGTGATVGKWSGLDNAMKGGLGVAQIEHGTLKACAVLVVNSVGDVIDNNGRILAGAQINGKFVAENDHKKRWGEPVLGLVENTVLCAVLTNAVLSKQQANYLAGRAHFGISRRIIPSHTSYDGDVSFVLASGEVETTIDILSAITIEAVEQAVINAVKNAESVFGIPSYKTIS
- a CDS encoding dUTPase, which encodes MDLLRVIFDKQHELNKRILKERHNQDYDEICDQNKDDIETIKSRVEWLLNYNRAQIHESIEMEDDLPWKWWKDKDKIDWENIRMELIDELHFWVSKCQLVGLDPDGLTELYMKKNQLNQIRQDKGYGSKYDKVDEHGVEDNKRIDDIIKKNS